CCTAAATATATTCGGAGATGCACGACGAAGAGACCAGAGAAACCGTTGGCCACTACGCTCTAGCGCCATTGCGATTTCTCTTGCTTGTTCGTCACTGAAGCCTCCCTTGCTCCCGAAGCAGAGGAACACAACCGAACTAGGTGGTTGCTCGTCTAACCACCGTAAAATATCAGATTGTTTCTCTTCCTTTGAATCATCAACTTGGTTCGCGAGATGTAGCAATGGTCCATAAGTATAAACAGGAGGAGTATCACTACTCGAAAGAAACTTCAACACATAAGGTTCAACCTCAGCAACAGTATTTAGCAAAATACCCTTCATCTCTCTAAATTTTCTCGCTTGATTTACAAACATGGGTAGCGTCACTTTAGATGCAAGAATGTCAGGAATACACTTCACCGGATAAGGAAGACTCAAACCTGGAACGTTCAACACAGCTTCCGAGTCTAAATAATCACTTTCACTAACATCGTACTTGCTCTCATCGTACAGCATCTGAATATGATATACAAGTGCGAGCATTCCTGCATTCGACGTATTAAACAAATAACTCGGAACACCAAACTCTTTAGCCACATCTATCATCGAGTAGGAGAATATGTCAAGGACGAACCCAACAATCCTCGGCGAGTCTGGTAGCGTCGAGTAGTCTTGGACGAGTTTCGCAACGACGCGTTTAACCTTTGGCGCCTGGTTCGCGACATGCTTCACAAAACTTGTTAGCTCGGAGGTTGGTTCATCTTCGGCGGAGTCGGAGGTGATCACTTTGTAACGTAGGCGGCTGTTTGATGCAGCGGAGAGGGCTGCAACGTAATCTGAAGCACCGACTTCGCCTTCGGAAATGACAGGAAGGATGATGACGGTGATAGAAAGGCTGGTTTCACGGTCCACTAGTAACTTCGCCATATCCACCGCTGCTCGGAGATGACCGGCTCCAGGAGAAGGGATGAAGACAAGCTCAAAAttcatgttttgttcttcttcttctctatcttttttctttttctcttattctTGTCGGTGCTTTTGTCTGTACAAAGAATCCCTCCGTTCCacttaataaagttttttttttttgggcattAAAAGCATCATCTGTATTTAGGTAATAATAAttcaactaataaaaaaatgctttagaatattaaaaacatCTTACATAATagaacaagaaaacagaacagTATTATTGTTACGTAAGCTCTATAGATTCATTTCATTAGCTCTGTTTTTGGGCTGTTTGAAAATAGAAGCCTCATTTTATAGCTTTGAAAgcatattttattcttaaat
The Camelina sativa cultivar DH55 chromosome 15, Cs, whole genome shotgun sequence DNA segment above includes these coding regions:
- the LOC104746618 gene encoding UDP-glycosyltransferase 71B7-like, whose protein sequence is MNFELVFIPSPGAGHLRAAVDMAKLLVDRETSLSITVIILPVISEGEVGASDYVAALSAASNSRLRYKVITSDSAEDEPTSELTSFVKHVANQAPKVKRVVAKLVQDYSTLPDSPRIVGFVLDIFSYSMIDVAKEFGVPSYLFNTSNAGMLALVYHIQMLYDESKYDVSESDYLDSEAVLNVPGLSLPYPVKCIPDILASKVTLPMFVNQARKFREMKGILLNTVAEVEPYVLKFLSSSDTPPVYTYGPLLHLANQVDDSKEEKQSDILRWLDEQPPSSVVFLCFGSKGGFSDEQAREIAMALERSGQRFLWSLRRASPNIFREAPKEFKNLEEVLPEGFFDRTKDIGRVVGWAPQVAVLAKPAIGGFFTHCGWNSMLESLWFGVPMAAWPLYAEQKFNAFMMVDELGLAVEIKKYWRDDHLTGVGTVTVTAEEIETSIKCLMDQDSDVRKKVKEMSKKCHVALVDGGSSRVALQKFIEDVRKNYRFNE